Proteins encoded in a region of the Trypanosoma brucei gambiense DAL972 chromosome 6, complete sequence genome:
- a CDS encoding nitrate reductase, putative, translated as MGCLPSVAASNARGQAATTGGDDGCQGKDVGLSDPTLGEQLLEDGDVQALLDKKKRLVLIIHGSVYDVTDFAPTHPGGISVLSQNVGKEVGDVFDRIHRPSTKAQLATYCIGRLRSAGPRIAPTLVRKDREVTPGFVRATVLGTEMLLDDVVRITIAFPLGLQHSPGSYVRLKLPHPSGACDMSGNYTVASVTETSFMIISKRSLNHGVSSHVCSLQPGNEIEYEGPFAPSWVVEDDDELHKTPEEMRHVTFIAGGIGIVPIFAAVKNLLEKQIASATLVVSTRDLRRLVIRDEITELAKQYGSLRDDNGVASGESAPRLRKVLKLCCIFTRSSGEVNVPGADLISYARLDHKILSQFGSAVTVVICGPPDFTRAAKESAVKGGVCREERVIVL; from the coding sequence ATGGGATGTTTGCCCAGTGTGGCGGCATCGAATGCACGGGGACAAGCGGCGACCACTGGTGGCGATGATGGTTGCCAGGGGAAAGATGTGGGGTTGTCGGATCCAACCCTGGGCGAACAGCTACTGGAAGATGGTGACGTTCAGGCGTTACTtgataaaaagaaacggctAGTGCTAATAATTCATGGTAGCGTGTACGATGTGACCGACTTCGCTCCCACTCACCCGGGTGGTATATCGGTTCTTTCCCAAAATGTGGGCAAAGAGGTTGGAGATGTATTCGACAGAATTCACCGGCCCAGCACTAAAGCGCAACTTGCAACGTACTGTATTGGTCGTCTTCGTTCAGCAGGTCCACGTATCGCCCCGACGTTAGTCAGGAAAGATAGGGAGGTGACACCGGGGTTTGTTCGTGCCACCGTCCTGGGGACTGAGATGCTCTTGGATGATGTTGTGCGCATTACAATTGCCTTTCCTCTGGGACTGCAGCATTCACCAGGTAGTTATGTACGGCTAAAGCTCCCTCACCCGTCTGGCGCGTGTGACATGAGTGGTAACTATACCGTTGCTTCGGTGACAGAAACTAGTTTTATGATTATTTCCAAACGCAGCTTGAACCATGGAGTTTCAAGCCACGTGTGCTCCCTGCAGCCCGGCAATGAAATTGAGTATGAAGGCCCGTTTGCCCCTTCGTGGGTTGTTGAAGACGATGACGAACTGCACAAGACACCTGAGGAGATGAGACATGTAACTTTTATTGCGGGAGGCATTGGAATTGTTCCCATCTTCGCCGCGGTGAAGAACCTCTTGGAGAAGCAAATCGCCTCTGCAACGCTAGTGGTTAGTACCCGGGATCTACGCCGTCTGGTGATCCGTGACGAAATCACAGAATTAGCCAAGCAGTACGGCTCCCTGCGGGATGACAATGGTGTTGCTAGTGGTGAAAGTGCACCTCGGTTGCGCAAAGTGCTTAAGCTGTGCTGCATTTTCACGCGATCCTCAGGTGAGGTGAATGTACCCGGGGCAGACCTTATTAGTTACGCTCGCCTGGACCATAAAATTCTCAGTCAGTTTGGGTCCGCAGTAACTGTCGTTATTTGTGGCCCACCTGACTTCACGCGCGCTGCGAAGGAGTCGGCTGTGAAGGGTGGTGTATGTAGGGAAGAGCGGGTAATCGTCTTGTAA
- a CDS encoding ribosome biogenesis regulatory protein (RRS1),putative, protein MSEYHMDLGLLCVTNSSLISGPQRSEGDLHHSTLEAMKVLLKECCELPTATKRGKFDGSTTLLKLPQPVMQLPREKAPPKPKPPTAWEKFAMKKGIALNRKKTNRVFDEERQVWKDKWGKRAREEKEKYDWLREVGPNYVPQEEGGDPFLDERRVKKERLEKQKKKEEHNKRRSEHISRAQEEVKHLTAAAKHLATASNGKFDKVSLRKKGKK, encoded by the coding sequence ATGAGTGAGTATCACATGGATCTGGGGCTTCTTTGCGTGACGAACAGCTCTCTGATTAGTGGACCGCAGCGGAGCGAGGGAGACCTCCACCACTCCACCCTTGAAGCCATGAAGGTACTTCTGAAGGAGTGTTGTGAGTTACCGACGGCAACAAAGAGAGGAAAGTTTGACGGATCTACGACTCTGCTGAAACTTCCACAGCCCGTTATGCAACTCCCTCGTGAGAAGGCACCACCAAAGCCGAAACCGCCCACAGCATGGGAAAAGTTCGCCatgaaaaagggaattgCACTCAACCGTAAGAAGACGAACCGTGTCTTTGATGAGGAGCGTCAGGTGTGGAAGGACAAGTGGGGCAAACGCGCCCgtgaggagaaggaaaagtacGACTGGTTAAGAGAGGTGGGGCCCAACTACGTCCCGCAGGAGGAGGGTGGCGATCCATTCTTGGACGAACGTAgggtgaagaaggagagacttgagaaacaaaagaagaaagaggaacacAATAAGCGCCGCTCGGAACACATTTCTCGCGCACAGGAAGAGGTGAAGCACCTCACCGCTGCCGCAAAGCATCTGGCAACCGCCTCAAACGGCAAGTTCGACAAGGTGTCGCTCAGGAAGAAGGGTAAAAAGTAA
- a CDS encoding histidyl-tRNA synthetase, putative yields the protein MAKTVDNAALLAEIDQLRRLIAEKEALITPDGGSLSKKSKKKSQMNMVETEPVQGCRDFPPETMRLRKYLFDVFHSTARKFGFEEYDSPVLESEELYIRKAGEEITEQMFNFITKGGHRVALRPEMTPSLARQLLAKGRSLLLPAKWYSIPQCWRYEAITRGRRREHYQWNMDIIGVKSVSSEVELVCAACTAMQSLGLSSKDVGVKINSRKILQTVVEQAGVSADKFAPVCVIVDKMEKLPREEVVAQLAAIGLESNVVDAITSTLSLKTIDEIAQRIGEEHEAVRELRDFITQIEAYGFGDWVIFDASVVRGLAYYTGIVFEGFDRDGNFRALCGGGRYDNLLTTYGSPTAVPCVGFGFGDCVIVELLNEKKLLPELHHVVDDLVIPFDETMRPHALSILRRLRDAGRSADIVFDKKKVVQAFNYADRIGALRAVLVAPDEWARGEVRVKMLREGAGREEGANERGIVLPVDKIV from the coding sequence ATGGCAAAGACAGTAGATAACGCCGCCCTGCTTGCGGAAATTGATCAATTAAGGCGTCTGATAGCGGAGAAGGAAGCGCTGATTACACCTGATGGCGGGTCGCTTTCTAAGAAATCAAAGAAGAAGAGCCAAATGAACATGGTGGAGACAGAGCCGGTGCAAGGCTGTCGGGACTTCCCCCCTGAAACAATGCGTCTGCGCAAGTATCTCTTTGATGTATTCCACAGCACAGCGAGAAAGTTTGGTTTTGAGGAATACGATTCGCCTGTCTTGGAATCAGAGGAACTGTACATCCGCAAAGCTGGCGAAGAGATTACAGAGCAAATGTTTAACTTTATAACGAAAGGTGGTCATCGTGTGGCTCTGCGCCCCGAGATGACACCATCACTTGCACGACAACTGCTTGCTAAGGGTCGGTCCCTGTTGTTACCAGCGAAGTGGTACTCCATTCCTCAATGCTGGCGGTATGAGGCAATTACTCGTGGGCGTCGTCGGGAACACTATCAGTGGAACATGGACATTATAGGTGTCAAATCGGTTTCGTCAGAGGTGGAGTTGGTGTGTGCTGCATGTACAGCTATGCAAAGTTTGGGATTGTCCTCTAAAGATGTTGGTGTGAAGATCAACTCGCGCAAGATATTACAGACGGTGGTGGAGCAAGCCGGCGTATCAGCCGACAAGTTCGCTCCTGTGTGTGTTATCGTCGACAAGATGGAGAAACTACCGCGGGAGGAAGTTGTTGCACAGCTCGCCGCCATTGGACTTGAAAGCAACGTGGTTGATGCCATTACGTCAACTCTTAGTCTTAAGACCATTGATGAAATCGCGCAACGCATCGGTGAGGAGCATGAGGCAGTGAGGGAACTGAGAGACTTTATTACACAGATCGAAGCTTACGGTTTTGGCGACTGGGTCATTTTCGACGCTAGCGTTGTTCGTGGTCTTGCCTATTATACTGGAATAGTATTCGAGGGCTTTGACCGCGATGGAAATTTTCGTGCACTGTGTGGTGGTGGTCGTTACGATAACTTACTGACAACGTACGGGAGTCCGACGGCGGTGCCTTGTGTGGGCTTTGGCTTTGGTGATTGCGTTATTGTTGAACTTCTGAATGAGAAGAAACTGTTGCCAGAATTACACCATGTGGTGGACGACCTTGTGATTCCCTTCGACGAGACCATGCGGCCGCATGCCCTCAGCATCCTTCGTCGGTTGCGCGACGCCGGTCGAAGCGCCGATATCGTTTTCGATAAGAAAAAGGTTGTCCAAGCATTTAATTACGCGGACCGCATAGGAGCCCTGCGTGCCGTCTTGGTGGCCCCTGACGAGTGGGCCCGGGGTGAGGTTCGGGTTAAAATGTTGCGCGAAGGGGcgggaagggaggagggagcCAACGAGCGTGGCATCGTTCTTCCAGTTGATAAAATCGTGTAG